In one window of Festucalex cinctus isolate MCC-2025b chromosome 14, RoL_Fcin_1.0, whole genome shotgun sequence DNA:
- the LOC144000843 gene encoding LOW QUALITY PROTEIN: dual specificity protein phosphatase 13A-like (The sequence of the model RefSeq protein was modified relative to this genomic sequence to represent the inferred CDS: substituted 1 base at 1 genomic stop codon), protein MPSVFTTKQRQTGSGNNQQXQTRGDTTASWSVLVKRLFSVVMSDASLVKCDTEDPRKDNVREDGTEGEHLTTRLSLEELVEILHAAPRSCRHGDEVWPNLYLGDMFMSHDKFGLWTLGINHVLNASHGKLCCKGSDDFYGTTVKYYGVPPNDLPTFDLSPFFYPAATFIDRALTSGGRILVHCAVGVSRSATLVLAYLMIQHHLSLLSAIKCVQQKRWIFPNRGFLKQLMRLQQSLQRKVDTVPK, encoded by the exons ATGCCTTCTGTTTTCACAACCAAGCAAcggcaaacaggaagtggcaatAACCAACAATAGCAAACGAGAGGAGACACAACCGCTTCTTG GAGTGTTTTAGTTAAACGTCTCTTTAGTGTAGTCATGAGTGATGCGTCATTAGTGAAATGCGACACTGAAGACCCCAGGAAGGATAATGTGAGAGAAGATGGCACGGAGGGTGAGCATTTAACAACCAGGCTCTCTCTCGAGGAGCTGGTGGAGATTTTACATGCAGCTCCTCGCTCCTGTCGCCATGGAGACGAGGTGTGGCCCAACCTGTACCTGGGAGACAT GTTCATGTCTCATGACAAGTTCGGGCTGTGGACACTGGGCATCAATCATGTGCTGAATGCTTCACATGGTAAACTGTGCTGTAAAGGTAGCGACGACTTCTATGGAACCACGGTGAAATACTACGGCGTACCACCCAATGACCTGCCCACATTTGACCTTTCACCTTTTTTCTACCCCGCTGCTACCTTCATTGACCGGGCTCTGACGTCAGGGG GAAGGATACTGGTGCACTGTGCTGTGGGTGTGAGTCGCTCAGCCACATTGGTCCTTGCATACCTGATGATTCAACATCACCTCAGTCTCCTCTCCGCCATAAAGTGTGTGCAGCAGAAACGCTGGATCTTTCCAAATAGAGGCTTCCTGAAGCAGCTTATGCGCCTCCAACAATCCCTGCAGAGGAAAGTAGACACCgtaccaaaataa